TGACCAGATCAAGGACAGTGATATAGCGGCTACGGATCTTATAGACCCCACTGCCCCAGAACGTCAGCGTTTTTAAGCCAACCGCCCAAAGAACGGTCGACCGGAACATGCGAAAGCCATATTCACCCAGCACACCGTCAACGTTGAGGGAACCTTCGAAGCGCAGCCAGAAAGCGAGGTAATAAATTGCGCAAAAGATTGGCAAAAATACAACCATCCAAAAGAGTTGGCGACGCATTACTCTAGATTGCTGTAACCAATTTGATTTTGACTTGGAGTCCAACCTTAGCTCCTAATGTCTTTAATCCCGATCTACGAACAATGTCAGACCAGAAAGCGTATACGTAAATACATACCTCTCCTGAGATGGTTTGGAGCAGGACCGGGTTAATACCAATTTTCACTATTTTCCGTCAACATCAAAATTCTTAATTTTCCGTCAACATCAAAATTCTTAAGAACAAACCAGCAAATACCTTGTCTTACTTTATAATTTAAAACGACCGAATTTGCTGAGCTCATCCTTTAATTCCAAACTCTTTGAATAGAGCTACGGTCTGAATTGCGAATGTAGTTAATCCTGCATGCAGGCTGGTCGCTTTTCCGATTTTGGTTGATTATGATGAGACTCAGTCAAACCTGTTACCTGACTCAACTAGATAAACTGTAAGGTGTAACGTGATTTTCGTTCTCGATAACTATGACTCATTTACCTATAATCTCGTGCAAAGATTTGGGGAAATCGATCCCACGCTGGACATCCAGGTCGTCCGAAACAATCAGACGTCTCTTGAAGAAATTGAACAGAGTGCGCCCGAAAAAATCATCATTTCTCCCGGCCCCTGCACCCCTGGGGAAGCAGGGCTTTCCAAAGAAATTATTGAGTACTTTGCCGGTAAAATCCCGATTCTGGGAGTTTGTCTGGGGCACCAGTGCATTGCTGAGGTCTTTGGAGCCAAAGTCGTTCGTGCCAATCGTCTGATGCATGGCAAAGTTTCGCTGGTGCACCATGATGGAACCGGCGTCTTTAAAAACATCCCCTCCCCTTTTCAGGCAACCCGCTACCATAGTCTGATTGTCCCTGAAGAATCCTGCCCGGCTGAACTTGAGATCTGTGCCTGGGTGGAAGAAGAAGGGCATCCAAAAGAAGTCATGGGACTGCGACATCGAACTCATTCCGTGCACGGCGTCCAGTTTCACCCGGAAAGTTTTCTCACCCTGGAAGGCTTGACGCTGCTGAAAAATTTCCTCGCGCTCCCCGCAGAACAACTCACCAGTGCTTGAACGCAAAAGAGAGACACACAGTATGCTGACGGTTCAAGAAGCCTTCGATTTGATTCTAAAAACGGTAAAACCCGCTGCCCCCCAGGCAAGTTCACTGTTTGAAGCCACGCATTGTGTGCTTGCTGAAGGAACCGTCAGCGATTTAAACGTCCCCCCGTTTGATAAAGCCTTGATGGATGGTTTCGCCGTCAACAGTGCCGATTTATCGGAGGGAAAAGGAACTCTCAACATTTTAGAAACGATTTACGCCGGCTCTGTGCCCACGCTGCCTCTGCAAGCTGGCCAAACGTCACAGATTATGACAGGCGCACCTTTACCTGAAGGCGCCGATGCCGTCGTGCAGATCGAACACTGCCAAATCAACGCCGAACAACAGACCGTTCAGATCGAAACTTCGCCGGTTGCTCCCGGAAAAAATATGCTCTACCGCGCGTCCGTGCTCGAAATCGGTGCTCCCGTACTCGCAGCAGGAACATTGCTCCGACCACAGGAAATCGGTGCCCTGGCAGAAACCGGCAGTCCCACCGTTTCAGTCCGTTGCCCCCCCCGCATTTCTATTCTGGCAACCGGTGATGAACTCGTTCCGCCCGAAGAGACGCCGCAAGCGGGGCAGATCAGAAACTCCAACGAAGTCATGTTGTACTCACAAATTTTACAATCGCATGCACGACCGGTTCCACTGGGAATTGCCCGCGATGAGCGAACTCACTTAAGCCAAAAGATCCAGGAAGGTTTAAAGAGTGATTTCCTGCTGCTTTCAGGGGGAGTCTCAGCGGGAACGTTAGATCTGGTTCCTTCCGAACTACAGTCCGCTGGTGTGAAAGAAGTCTTCCACAAAGTGAATTTAAAGCCGGGAAAACCGCTCTGGTTTGGTATCCTGGAACGGGAAAACCAGAGCCCCTGCTATATCTTTGGACTCCCCGGAAACCCTGTCAGCAGCATGGTTTGCTTTGATTTGTTTGTTCGCACAGCAATCCGGCACTATATGGGTTTTCCCGCACCGAGACCGACACCAGTTCCAGCCCGTTTGACCATTGATTTCCAATCCCGTGGAGATCGGCCCACGTATCACCCCTCTCATGTTGAATGGGAAGCTGGTGAAGCCATCGTTACTCCTTTGAAGACAATGGGTTCGGCTGATCTGCGTTCCACAGTTACGGCGAATGCGGTCGCGCTGTTTCCCACGGGAAATCAGCTTTATCAGTCGGGTCTTCAAGTTGATACTTTTTTATGGTAGCTCTGCCAGTTTCTGCCACAATTGATCTACTCTCAAATGCCGGATTTCTGTAAAAATCACCTCGATCAGACCATAAATGAGGTCATTCCATCGGATTGGCCCCATTCAGGATCGTGGAATTGACGTAAGAAATATGACCGGTTCAACTGAAACAGGATGTTTCAATCACCACAGGTTTTCTTAAAAACCTCCCATTGAGATCGGATTCCAAGGACGGAAATCATGACCTTTACCACAGCGACTTTTGAAAATTCTCCCACTGATCAACCAACGATGGAACAAGATCCTGTGTCTGATAATGTGCCTTTGAAAGATGAGTCGTCGAACGAACTGCCGCTAGGCAAGGACATTCAGAACATCATCAATACCGCACGCACATCGCCGGCACCGGCACGGGGCGCCTGGTTATTGTCGGGACTCACAGCCGTTCTGATGTGGGCCAGTTTTACTCCCCTCGATTTTGGTCCACTGGGATGGGTTTGTCTGGTACCGCTGTTACTGCTGGTAAGAATCCCTCGCAAAACCCGGTTGATGTATACCGCCATTTATTGTTCTGGTTTCCTGTTTACCCTGGCATCATTCCAATGGATGAGACTCGGCGATCCCTCGATGTATGTCGCCTGGGTCGCACTGGCAATTTATGTCGCCTGTTTTTTTCCTGTGTTTGTTCTGCTGACCCGAACCGCAGTCCACCGCTTTCATGTTCCTCTTCCCGCAGCAGCCCCCTTGATGTGGGTTGGCCTGGAATATATGCGTGCTTACCTCCTGACCGGCTTTTCCTGGTATTACATCGGACATACGCAATATCGCTGGATAGAACTGATTCAGATCAGTGATATCACCGGCGCCTACGGTGTCAGCTTTCTGGTCGTCATGCTGGCGGCCTGCTTTGCCGACCTGCTACCGGCTTCCCTCATGAAAGCCGCCAAACTGCTCCCGGCAAACCAGACTCCGGAAGAAAAGAATCTGGATCAGATCGGCTTGAAACAAGTGGTTCAGACGGCCGTTTGCTTGAGTCTGTTTTTTGCTGTGCTCGGCTACGGATATGTCCGACGCTCCCAAGCCGCATTTGTGGATGGACCGCGTACCGCTTTGATTCAAGGGAATTTTCCGACATCTGTCAAACACGATCCCAATGCCTGGCAGTCGATCTATCTCAAACACTTGTTTCTGACGGGCGTTGCCGTTCGCAATCAGCCTGATCTGATTATCTGGCCTGAAACCATGTTTCGCTGGCCTCTTATTGAGCCGAACGGAAAAACCAGTCAGGAACTGCAAACAATTGCACCTGAAATTCCTCTCGAAAAATGGAACGAACCTTCTGCACGCAAATTGCTCAGCAACATGAGTAAGGAAGCCAATGCGGCTCTGGTCATCGGACTGGACACGATTGCCGCCGGTGACACAAAAGTGGATCATTTTAATTCCGCGCTGTTTGTCCGTCCTGATTATGGCATTAGTTCACGCTATGACAAAATTCATCGCGTTCCGTTCGGCGAATATCTCCCCTTGAGAGACACGCTTCCTTTTCTGCAATACTTCACTCCCTATGGTGCTGCGTTCGGTATCGATCCGGGAAAGTCTGCTGCGAATTTCAAATTTCAAAACTGGACTTTTTCGCCGGTGATCTGTTTTGAAGATACTGTTCCACATCTGGTTCGCTCGGTGGTCAATCAGTCCTCTGCAGCCAATCCCGAGAACAAACCTATTGACTGTCTCGTCAACCTGACAAACGATGGCTGGTTTCATGGTTCAAGCGAACTAGATCAGCATCTGATTACCGCGGCGTTTCGCTGTGTTGAAAATCGAACACCCATGGTGCGGGCCGTCAATACCGGGGTCTCGGCCGTAATTGACGGCGATGGTATGATTGTTGAGCCCGATTTCTTTATTGACGGCGATAATAAAGGCCGGACTTCGTTTGTCGATCCCAAAACAGGTCGCTGGAATAAATCAATGAATGCGGTCATCATTGATACGATCCCACTGGATAATCGGACCAGCCTGTATACAAAATACGGCGACTGGTTTGCAGGCGCCTGCTGCTTCTGTGCCCTGTTCGTATTTTTTATGGCCTTACTGACTCGCAAACGTACTCCAGCGCCTGTGAAATCGTAATCACAGCGTTTCAGAATCTATTCCCTCAAACGACCGCTGATCGTACGTTTCCTGCTTTTAAAAAAGGGCAGAATTGATGACAGCCTGGTCATCATTGTTTTTGCCCGCCTGTAGCCTTCAATCCGATCTTGAATGATTGAGCCATTCCACTTGTTTTTGTTGATGTTTGTCTATTTTTAACAAACTGTATAGAAACAATAGATTTGCGTGTGCTCCACTCCTGCGGCTAAAATAGAAGTGAGCGAGCATAAGTTTTGTACGCGCGCAATCAACATCGAGCGTTTTACTCATATTTAATCTGACGAAGATCGTTTTATCACAATGGCAGTGGATAGCTGGTACTATAAACAAGCGGACGAGACCTGTGGGCCGATTTCATTTGAAGATCTGTTTGCCATGGCCCATCAAGGGAAATTAACACCTCAAACAGAAATCAGAAATGGTGAGACCGGGAACTGGTTTCCGGCAGACGACATCGGTGGACTGTTTGATGCAGATTCTGAACATGTTGCTTCCGATGAAACGCCTTCGTTAGACGAATTTTCAATCGTCGATTCCTCGTTTGGTGTTGAGTCGAAGGAAAACCTGCCTTCTCTGGATGGGTTCTCGATCATTGAGGAAGAAGACAAACTCTCTTCGGAATTAGAATCCCAGCTACCCCGCTTTGCCACGCTGGAAGCAGTCAGAAGCAAGCACCAGAAGATTCAGTGGTTTTGTCGTATTCTGAACCAGGAACTGGGACCGATGTCGGCAGACGATCTGATGCAGTTGCTGCTGGATGGTGAACTGGCACCAAACGATGAAGTCAAATCATCTGCGGAACCAGAGTGGGTTCCTGCACGTACCGTCGTTTTCCTAAGTTCCTCAGGCGGCGACCTGGATATTTTGGACTCAGAAGCAGAGGAAACAGCTAGCGTTGTTCCCGCTTCAGCCGAAGCAGTTGCTGAAGAACCACCGGTTGAACCAGCGCCGGCAGAAGCTCCTGTCGAACCCGCCAAGCCTCCGATTCTCAAAGTACGTTCAAAACAAAAATGGTTCTGCAAGCTGGGTGGCATGGGTTATGGTCCGATTGAAGCCCATAAAATCAAAATGTGGGCGGAACAGGAACGTGTGGAACCGACCGATTTACTGAAGCTGGGCCGCAAGGGGGAATGGTTTGAAGCCTGGCAGATCGAAGCACTACAATTGAAAAAACCGGTCGATGAAAAGCAGGAGGCCGATGAAGTGGCTGCCGCCGAAGATGCATCGGAAACGAAACCCACAACGGAACCAGACAAGGCTGCAGCGACAGCTGCTCCTGTTGCGGCGACTCCTCCGCCCGCTCAGCCAGCCGCCTCTCCTGTTGCAGCGGCAGCTCCTACTCCCCCGCGTCCCAAACCCAAGATCAAAGTGGCACGGTCGAATCCACTGGAAGCTTTAGGACCTCTGATGGATCCGAAAATTCTGGGTGGCATCGCGGGGGTGATTGTTTTAGCGGCAATTCTGTTCTTCGTCCCAATAGGTGATCTGTTTACCCCCGGCGGACGTGAGGAACTAGCGAAATTTAAAGCCGTCCATCAGGAATTTTTAGCATTACAGCAAAAGCAGGCCAGTGATGCAGAGTGGACCAGCTTTGAGAAGAAAGCGCAGTCCGATCTGGCTCCAGTCATCGCAGAGCTGGAAACCAGCGCCAGCTCTGACCGCCCTCACCTGCAACACTTATTGTGGGCGGGCCGGGACTATTTGGAACCGATGCTGGAGAACGCACGAACCGAAAGTAACCGTGACCAGGAAAAGTTTGAAACGCACCTTAAAGAAGCGGAACGGATTATTTCTGAGTAAGCCCGTTTGAAGAAAGCTGATTTCGATTTCGTGAAATTTATTCCGGTAAAGATAATTCTATGAGCCCCGAGAGCCCCCCCCGAAAAGCCAGGCGGATCCCTTATATTAAAATTTCCTTCGTATTCTTTGTATTCATCATGCTTGCAATCTATCTCACAGTCGCAAGCCAGGGACGAAACATGGAGTACAAAGTCATCCAGTCGACTCACCAGGAGTTTCTCAGCCTGCAGCAAGAGGCAGCAAGTGCGAGCGAATGGGACCACTTCAAAAAAAATACCCACACAAAAATCGATCCCATTATCAAAGATCTGGAAGCCACAGCCTCTTCAGACTTCCCACACCTGCAACATCTGCTATGGGCCAGTCGAGATTATCTGTATCCGATGCTGGATAATGCACAAACAGAAAGAAGCCGTGATCAGATCAAATTTGAAAAGCATCTTGAAGCAGCAGAACAAATTATCAATCAGAATTGGATCGTGAAACTGCTTCGCAGCTAATACTACATTCAATTACACTTCCGGTTTTGGAGCCGGTGGTTTCATTTTCCACCAGACAGTCATCAGCAAAGGGGTTCTATCATTGTTTAAAATCCCCTCTACCTGGATAAACTGGTTACCCTTCACGCGGTAAATGAACGCGCGCGGTGCTTTCTGAAGTTTACCTTTATTCGGCCCGACTAATACTTCCAGATCATAATAGGTAAAGAGATTCGCATCGGACATTCGCTGCAGACGAAACTTGGCCTGATGCGCATGAATCAGCGTACCATTGCTGTCATACACACGTAACTTCGAAACCTTCTGTGAGAACTCCTGCTCGATCCGCAGTGGTGCCCCGTTCCCAGCCTTATCATTTCTGACCCATTTCCCTTCCAGAACTTGATAGTCTTCCTCGGGAGCCGGCTCTGCAGAATAAACCGTCGTTGCCAAGAAAAGAATGGCGATCAGTAGAATGATGTGCTTCATTTGTTCCTCTTTCGCGTCTCTCTCAATGAGGATTCTAAAGATTGAGAACGTACTCCTCTGCCTTAGTTGAGACGTTCGAAATGGAGGGGATGATCGGACTCCAGGTCAGCCACGCGCATTGATATTTTTCCATCCAGCACGTCGGTTAAAAGATCGCCGCATACTTCGGCCCGCCAACCTGACATCAGCCGCGGTTTGTCTTCGCTCTGTTCTTTATACACGTGATAGCGAACGAGGTGCCTTAAGTCGGCTGAGGTTCCGACCAGAGTTTGAGACACGTTCATTTCGGCACAACGATTCGCAAGCGCGATCCCCAGCAGCTTTCCAATCACCTGCTCATCCTGATTCTGCTGGTTACTGGGGTTATCCATATGCTGCGGAAGCTGATCGTTGGGAATCTGCTGGGCTTTGGCGATGCGCTGAATCAGTTCGGGAGCCATCTTAAACATATTCTTACGATTGAGATCACGGGTTGCCGTCAGATCTTGCGGGGTACTTGGCTTCCGGCGTGCGAGTTCGATCAACAAATCATCGCGCAACACCCGCCGTGCCGGCTGATTTTTTTCCTGAGCCACTTCGTCACGCCAGTCAAACAGCTCCCGCACGATCGCCAGTTCACGCGGTTTCAGTTTATGCAAACCGGAAAGGCGGCGCCAGTTTTCGCGATGAAATTCCGAATCGACTTCGTCAATCATCCGCTGGAATTCGGCTTCGGCCCACTCGATGCGTCCCAGATCGGTCAGTTCTTTTTCCTGAATCTTCCAGATCTTCAAGACATACTTTACGTCATCCAGTGCATACTTGATTTGCTGTTGAGTTAATGGTCTCCGTCGCCAGTCTGTGCGGGTCTCTTTACTGCCCGCTTTTTCACTCAGTACGCGGGCCACCAGCGCGGTATAAGAGATTGGAAAGCTGCGAGACCTGAGCCCCTCTGCGATTTGCAGATCAACCAGCTTCTGAGGTTTCTTGCCGGAAAAATGTCGACAAAACCGAACCTCTTCACGCCCCCCATGTACGACCACGGTTGTCGTATCGTTGGTCATGATGTCCCACCAGGGAGAGAGATCTTCCACCTCATAGGGATCGACTGCTACAGACTGCCCATTCAAGGCAAACTGTAAGAGCGAAAGTTCCGGACGATAGGTAAACTCTGAAACAAACTCTGTATCGAATGCAACGATGCCCGCGTCTAAGATTTGATCACATAAGGCGATAAATTCAGACTGCTGAACAATGAGTGGGCTCGACATCCTTTGGCAACTTCCTTTTCCTGGACCAGGAATCGCAGACCTTTCATCTGTCGATGACCTGTAGATTTTATCATGCTTAAATCCTAATGTTGTAGATATTTATTGATTTCGTCAATGAACTCAAGCGATTTTTGTGTCTCTCAACTTGTTTACTTTCATGCCGGAAACCGATGCGTTCCGTGATAAAAACCCCTGGAAGTCCGTTTGATTCACAAAAATCCGGTAAGTTCCAGCACCTCTGGTGACGATTCTGTTAATACCAGGAGCTGGAATTCCTGGCGCATCGGCAAATCCTGCCGATCCTTCACTTGGCATTTAAACGACACTCCAGGAATGCATTATCATGGAAGATGATGGCCCACCAGGAGTTCCGGAATGGGTCGTGACTTATGGTGATATGATGTCACTTCTGCTCACGTTCTTCATCATGCTGGTTTCCTTGAGCGAAATCGTCAACGATGAAAAGTACCGGGCGATTCTGGAATCCATTCAAAAATATACGGGATACCGCACCGGTCCGGTCTCTCCTCCGGGAAAATATTTCCCCATGAACTCGCTCGTCGAACAAATGAGCATGCTGGGGGCCTTTACAGACAGCCCTGATCGTGGAAGAGGGGGGATTAAAACACGCTCGCTAGAAGGTAAGGACGTCCGAGTCTACCGTACGCGGGAGGGAGTTCCCGTCAAAGTGGGTGAAGCCTTGCTCTATAATCAGATAGACATTGATCTGAATGCAGCACGCAAAGAGAAACTGGACGAAATCATCCCGGAGTTGGCGGGGAAACCCAACAAGATCGAATTACGGTCACATACTTCAACGAACCCACTGCCCGCCGATTGCCCGATTCAAGACAAACTGGTTCTCACCTATGACCGGGGACGCCATGTGATGCTTTATCTGATCCAAAAGGGAATTGCCCCCAAGCGGATCAGAATTACCGCCGCCGCCGATTACGAACCGCCACTTAAAACCGGCGATGAAAAGTCAGAACAAATGGACCGGCTGGATGTTTTATTGCTGGATGCGTTTGTCGATGACTATGTCGGTCCCAGAAAATAAACTCAGGATGCTCGTTTAGTCGTCGATCAATTCCGTCGCCAGCTGACGAAGATAACGAGTCGAGGGATCCTGCATTTTCAAGATGTGCGGCGTTGAGGCTTCTTCATGTGGCTCATCAATGCGACATGTGACACCGGGAGCCAATGGCACGTACATCGACGAAACACGAACATTCATGCTGTTGTCTTTTGCTTCACGCATTTCCTGGTCCTTCATTCTCATTTCATCTAACACAATCGGATTCCATGTTTCTTTACGCAGGTCTGCTGAAACATAATTGATCCGTGCCCAGCGTCTCATTCGGAATTCTGCTGCTAAAGAGGTTGCAGCGCTTGCCTCTCTTTTCATTCTGTGATGCCCTTCACTGATGAATATTCTTATATGCGACTAATACAGAAATCGTCTCTGGTGATACATCAGCCAGAATGAATTTATTTCTGTGACTTACTTTGAGGGAGATTTGACTCAAGAGGCAGCTATTCCAGACACAATCCAAACAACACTATCCTTGAGAACAATAGCTAAGACCACAACAACAGCCACACGCGAAACAATCGACAGCACCGCCCCCAGGCAGTTCAACCGGTACAATCAGTCGTCCCCTTCCTCATAATCCGAAGAATCGTCATCCGGTATCCGATACCGCGACAGCAACAGACCCAAAACATCACGCGTTGACTGTGTGACGGTCTCCAACTGTCGGGACTGCGACTCATGCAGAAAAGTAAAGGCTAAAACAACGATCACAGCAGCCGTCAGCAAAATTGAGGAACGGACTTTTTGATTTTCACTCAGGACCCCCAGCATCGGCACATACCAGGACCGATTTGAGACCGGAATTTTCTTTCCCGGATCCCATTGAGGAACGTCCAGCGCCAGATCGGGATCGACGGCAATTCGCTCCTCGCCCGGGCGAACTGCATCAAAATCAACACGCGCCACTTCCGAACGAAATTCGGGATCGTGCTCTAAAGAATGGGCGATTTCTCGCAGATACTCAACCTGATTTTCCAGCGAGACCAGCTGGACCTGATTGGCCAGATACTCGTTTTGTAAATTCAGATAAGACAAATAGCGGGGGGCCAACACCACGGCAGCAAACAAGCTCGCCGCGATAAACAGAAAGATCCAG
This genomic interval from Gimesia alba contains the following:
- a CDS encoding OmpA/MotB family protein, yielding MEDDGPPGVPEWVVTYGDMMSLLLTFFIMLVSLSEIVNDEKYRAILESIQKYTGYRTGPVSPPGKYFPMNSLVEQMSMLGAFTDSPDRGRGGIKTRSLEGKDVRVYRTREGVPVKVGEALLYNQIDIDLNAARKEKLDEIIPELAGKPNKIELRSHTSTNPLPADCPIQDKLVLTYDRGRHVMLYLIQKGIAPKRIRITAAADYEPPLKTGDEKSEQMDRLDVLLLDAFVDDYVGPRK
- a CDS encoding molybdopterin molybdotransferase MoeA, with the translated sequence MLTVQEAFDLILKTVKPAAPQASSLFEATHCVLAEGTVSDLNVPPFDKALMDGFAVNSADLSEGKGTLNILETIYAGSVPTLPLQAGQTSQIMTGAPLPEGADAVVQIEHCQINAEQQTVQIETSPVAPGKNMLYRASVLEIGAPVLAAGTLLRPQEIGALAETGSPTVSVRCPPRISILATGDELVPPEETPQAGQIRNSNEVMLYSQILQSHARPVPLGIARDERTHLSQKIQEGLKSDFLLLSGGVSAGTLDLVPSELQSAGVKEVFHKVNLKPGKPLWFGILERENQSPCYIFGLPGNPVSSMVCFDLFVRTAIRHYMGFPAPRPTPVPARLTIDFQSRGDRPTYHPSHVEWEAGEAIVTPLKTMGSADLRSTVTANAVALFPTGNQLYQSGLQVDTFLW
- the lnt gene encoding apolipoprotein N-acyltransferase, encoding MTFTTATFENSPTDQPTMEQDPVSDNVPLKDESSNELPLGKDIQNIINTARTSPAPARGAWLLSGLTAVLMWASFTPLDFGPLGWVCLVPLLLLVRIPRKTRLMYTAIYCSGFLFTLASFQWMRLGDPSMYVAWVALAIYVACFFPVFVLLTRTAVHRFHVPLPAAAPLMWVGLEYMRAYLLTGFSWYYIGHTQYRWIELIQISDITGAYGVSFLVVMLAACFADLLPASLMKAAKLLPANQTPEEKNLDQIGLKQVVQTAVCLSLFFAVLGYGYVRRSQAAFVDGPRTALIQGNFPTSVKHDPNAWQSIYLKHLFLTGVAVRNQPDLIIWPETMFRWPLIEPNGKTSQELQTIAPEIPLEKWNEPSARKLLSNMSKEANAALVIGLDTIAAGDTKVDHFNSALFVRPDYGISSRYDKIHRVPFGEYLPLRDTLPFLQYFTPYGAAFGIDPGKSAANFKFQNWTFSPVICFEDTVPHLVRSVVNQSSAANPENKPIDCLVNLTNDGWFHGSSELDQHLITAAFRCVENRTPMVRAVNTGVSAVIDGDGMIVEPDFFIDGDNKGRTSFVDPKTGRWNKSMNAVIIDTIPLDNRTSLYTKYGDWFAGACCFCALFVFFMALLTRKRTPAPVKS
- a CDS encoding anthranilate synthase component II → MIFVLDNYDSFTYNLVQRFGEIDPTLDIQVVRNNQTSLEEIEQSAPEKIIISPGPCTPGEAGLSKEIIEYFAGKIPILGVCLGHQCIAEVFGAKVVRANRLMHGKVSLVHHDGTGVFKNIPSPFQATRYHSLIVPEESCPAELEICAWVEEEGHPKEVMGLRHRTHSVHGVQFHPESFLTLEGLTLLKNFLALPAEQLTSA
- a CDS encoding DUF4339 domain-containing protein, with the translated sequence MAVDSWYYKQADETCGPISFEDLFAMAHQGKLTPQTEIRNGETGNWFPADDIGGLFDADSEHVASDETPSLDEFSIVDSSFGVESKENLPSLDGFSIIEEEDKLSSELESQLPRFATLEAVRSKHQKIQWFCRILNQELGPMSADDLMQLLLDGELAPNDEVKSSAEPEWVPARTVVFLSSSGGDLDILDSEAEETASVVPASAEAVAEEPPVEPAPAEAPVEPAKPPILKVRSKQKWFCKLGGMGYGPIEAHKIKMWAEQERVEPTDLLKLGRKGEWFEAWQIEALQLKKPVDEKQEADEVAAAEDASETKPTTEPDKAAATAAPVAATPPPAQPAASPVAAAAPTPPRPKPKIKVARSNPLEALGPLMDPKILGGIAGVIVLAAILFFVPIGDLFTPGGREELAKFKAVHQEFLALQQKQASDAEWTSFEKKAQSDLAPVIAELETSASSDRPHLQHLLWAGRDYLEPMLENARTESNRDQEKFETHLKEAERIISE
- a CDS encoding ribonuclease D, yielding MSSPLIVQQSEFIALCDQILDAGIVAFDTEFVSEFTYRPELSLLQFALNGQSVAVDPYEVEDLSPWWDIMTNDTTTVVVHGGREEVRFCRHFSGKKPQKLVDLQIAEGLRSRSFPISYTALVARVLSEKAGSKETRTDWRRRPLTQQQIKYALDDVKYVLKIWKIQEKELTDLGRIEWAEAEFQRMIDEVDSEFHRENWRRLSGLHKLKPRELAIVRELFDWRDEVAQEKNQPARRVLRDDLLIELARRKPSTPQDLTATRDLNRKNMFKMAPELIQRIAKAQQIPNDQLPQHMDNPSNQQNQDEQVIGKLLGIALANRCAEMNVSQTLVGTSADLRHLVRYHVYKEQSEDKPRLMSGWRAEVCGDLLTDVLDGKISMRVADLESDHPLHFERLN